TCCAACAGCAGACCTATACATCAAGGTGCAAGAACAGGTTTATCTTCTGAATATTGGGGTTGCTGATAATTTGCCATTCCCTGTTATATTAGGCCGAGATCTACCTGTGCTGTTTGACCTTTTGGATTATAGCCACACATGCAATGTTGCAGTAACTAGGGCTCAAGCTATGAAGCCAGCAGATGCCACTCAGACCCTTAGTGCTCTGCCATTTTATGAGGCAGAATTGGAGACAGCACCCAGGAAGTTGCGCAAGTCCCGCATGGAGAGAAGGCGAGAGAAATTTCATCATACTACTGTGAAAGCATCTCCCGTCTGTGAGCCTGAGATGTCTTTGGACTTTAAAATCCCAACTAATATCACTGAAATGCAACACAATGATCCAGTATTGACACCCTTTTTTCAGAAAGCCAAAAAGCAAGGACATGAGATGGAACCAGATATTAACAGCAGTGAGGATTTTTTTCTGAAAGATGGCATTCTTTATCGGCGGCAAGGATCACAGGTACAGCTGATGGTTCCTAGTGGAGCCAGGGAGGTAGTACTGAATTTGGGGCACTCTGTGCCGTGGGCAGGACATTTAGGGAAGCATAAAACCATGGCTCGCATTAGGAAGCATTTCCACTGGCCGGGCCTGCGTGCTGATGTGGCCCAATTTTGTAAAAGCTGCCCTCAGTGCCAAAAGACTTCCATCAAAACCCcctccagagctccacttcaGCCTTTGCCAGTTATTAGCACCCCATTTGAACGGTTGGGGATGGATGTTGTCGGACCTGTTGAGAAAAGCAGAGCAGGAAACCGTTACATGCTGGTAATAACTGATTATGCCACAAAGTACCCTGAAGTTTTTCCTCTGAAatctataaaggccaagtctGTGGCATTTTGTCTGGTGCAATTTTTCTCAAGGGTGGGATTCCCTCGTGAGATCCTGACAGACCGTGGGACTAACTTTATGTCAACTTTATTAAAGCAGGTCTACCAGCTTCTTGGCATCAAAGGACTAAGGACTACTCCATACCATCCTCAAACAGATGGCCTGACTGAGCGCTTTAACCAGACCCTGAAGCAGATGTTGCGCAAGTTTGTGAATGACACTGGTACTGACTGGGATCAGTGGCTGCCTTACCTCCTCTTTGCGTATAGAGAAGTACCCCAAGCTTCTACTGGCTTCTCACCTTTTGAACTGTTGTATGGTCATGAAGTAAGGGGGCCCCTCTCTTTGCTAAAAGAAATGTGGGAGGGTGACCGGAGAGGGGCAGGGGCTACTAATGTCATCTCATATGTTATACAGATGAGGGAGCGACTTGAGAAGATGACTGAGCTTGCCCAAGCTCATATGGTAGCTGCCCAGCAACATCAGAAGGTCTGGTATGATCAGTCAGCTCGGGAGAGGTCATTTGAACCTGGACAAAAGGTACTTGTACTCCTTCCAAGTAATGACAGTAAGCTGTTAGCTAAATGGCAAGGACCTTTTCAGATTCAGCAGAAACTGGGAGCTACCACCTATCGGTTGGCAACTCCAGGTCACTCTCGCTCCAGTAGAGTTTTGCATGTAAATCTCCTGAAGGAGTGGGTGGAGAGGCCGAAGAGAGCAGAAGTTCTTTTGATACGGGAGATtcatgaggaggaagaggtagAGGAGCAGTATCTTCCTTCAGGTGTGCTCCAGCATATGGACCTTAATCACCTTTCAGAAGAAAGACAGCTTCAGGTGAAAGAGTTATGCAGCTCTGGGGTGTTTCAGGAGAATCCTGGGAGGACGGATGTTATTGAACATGACATTATGTTAAAGGATGGAGCGTCTGTGAGACGTATGAGTTATAGGATTCCAGAGCGGCTGTTAACATCATTGAGGAAGGAGGTGGATTTAATGTTGTCTCTAGGGATCATTGAACTATCTAAGAGCGAGTGGTGCAACCCAGTGGTTTTGGTCCCAAAGAAGGATAGTAGCCTGCGGTTTTGTATTGATTTCAGGTACTTGAATGCCATCTCAAAGTTCGATTCATACCCTACACCTAGGGTTGATGATTTGATTGAGCGACTTGGGAAAGCCCAGTACCTGACGACTCTAGATCTCTGCAAAGGCTATTGGCAGGTACCACTTACTCAACGCTCCAGGGAACTGACTGCCTTCCGGACACCATGGGGGCTATTCCAGTTCACAGTCCTGCCTTTTGGTTTGCATGGAGCCCCTGCAACATTTCAGAGGCTGATGGATCGGGTACTGTGTGGTTTGTCAGAGTTCACGGCAGCATATCTGGACGATATTGTGATTTACAGCCAAACCTGGGAGGAGCACCTCAAACATCTAGAAAAGGTACTAGAGCGTCTCAGAGAAGCTGGCCTGACTGTTAATTcgtcaaaatgtgtttttgccaaGGCTGAAACGGAATACCTGGGATTTGTCATAGGAAATGGGGTGATAAAACCACAAGTGAGCAAAATCAGTGCTATTGAATCCTGCAGTTTGCCACAGACAAGGAAACAACTTAGATCATTTCTTGGCATGGCAGGGTTCTACCACCGATTTATCCCTCATTTCTCTGCCAGGGCGTCTCCCCTCACTGATCTAACAGGTTCTAGGTGCCCTAACCGGATTCAGTGGACTGAGGAGGCGGAGGCAGCTTTCCAGGACATCAGGCAATCCCTCAGTAAGACTCCAGTCTTGTACAGCCCAGATTTTGAGAAACCTTTTATTCTTCAAACTGATGCTTCTGACAGGGGTCTGGGGGCTGTTCTTCTACAGGGACCACCCAATGAGCGACACCCAGTGGCTTTCATTAGTCGTAAAATGTTTCCAAGAGAGATGAGATATTCAACAGTGGAAAAAGAGGCTTTAGCAATCAAGTGGGCACTTGATTCCCTCAAGTATTACCTCCTAGGCCGGGAATTTACACTGGAAACTGACCACAAGGCGCTCCAGTGGTTGGAGAAAATGAAGGATACGAATGGACGAATCACCAGATGGTACCTTGCGATGCAGCCATTCCGTTTTACCATTCAGCATATTGCAGGCAAGAACAACTGCACAGCGGACTATCTTTCTCGCTGTTCCAGCTCACTGCTGAAGGGGGGGAGTATGTGATGGCTGCATGCAACCACACAATTAAGATACTTAGGTAATATTCATTTGGTCTTTTATCttatgtttatgttatgctcTAAAGCTTCTGTGATCATAAGTTAACTAATTTGTTATTTTGAGTTTACCTGTAATGCATGACAGCACTAAGCTATAGTCCAAATGGTGGCATAGACCCTGCTTTgcattgtttgttttatatagGTATGTTATATTGATAatatttctgctctttctgaGTTACCTGACCTCCGCTCCAGTCCTTCCTGGTTTGGCTGAAAGAGGAGGCTGTGGGTGGAGCTGGTTTAAATGCAGAAGCCAATAAAGTGGACTGGACCATCAATTGTGATCATGCAGGGGGAATGGGGTTATTCTTGAATGATGGTTAGCTGTTATCTCTTTAGTTTTCACCTTTGGTGTATATAATGGTTTATTCATTTGCTATATAACCGAAGCTGTTTCTCATTTGGGCAGGTCAGTTTGTTgagttatgtttttgttaagtgacTTTTGAGTAAAGTTCTGTTAAGTTaacctcttttatgggcccacTTGGTTCTTAAAAAagcttatttttgttattttgaatttttgtaATCCTCTTGTCCTTTTTGGGGTATAATAAAACCCATTTTTTTGAAGATTAcatttgtgcctgtgtgttccTGGCCGCTTGGATCCTGACAAGCACAGTCTGGATTCATTTTTGCTTCCCAAAAACTGCAAATTTCAGAGAAAAcacttgcttttgctttttttgtctgAAAAAACCCAGAATAATCAGACAACTACAGCATGAGATGCAGTGAGAGAATGCCAGGACATGTGACAGCGGGCAAGGAGaggtccatttaaaaaaaaaaaaaaagactgtggtATAGTAGTATTGGTAACTGCACATCCTTTTTTCTGTTCCACCTGTCTTTTCAGCCACAGCCAAGTGTTAAATTAGGACTTTCTATTTCTGGTGTAACCATAGCATGAGGCAGCAATGAGGTCACAAAGgtgccaaaggaaaaaaaatatatatctttaGGGATGTAggatgtttccttttttgtatGGTTTACTCACTTCACTATCTAGCTGGCTGATGAGGGATCTTATGTTTCAGGTGAAACACAACTACAGACTTGAGTTCACTTCAGTTCAAACAGTCACATTGTGCGGATAATTTAGGAACAGAACGTGAACCCTAATATGTAAACAATTCAATTTTAGGTTTGTAACTTTGGCTCTGGTTACAGTTAAGCCTGGTGTTAAACGCGTATTAGCTGTTTTGAGTACAGTGAGTCTTTGGGGAATTAATGCAAATCAATGCAATGGCCTCCTAAGTGACAAAATAAGTGGCTGTGCGAGTGTGACTGAGTCACCTGATACCCGACGCTGGTGGACGCAGTTGATTACCCACACATCCAATTCTATTAAA
This sequence is a window from Oreochromis aureus strain Israel breed Guangdong linkage group 11, ZZ_aureus, whole genome shotgun sequence. Protein-coding genes within it:
- the LOC120442647 gene encoding uncharacterized protein LOC120442647 is translated as MQRGARSVRVVRGDVPSQQIGSEGQVDGEQEENGASGGVDSTEGQGKEPTISDLISLLRSHMGQQETREAKQKEESAKQEQRFKALQHQFQLLQVEVQARTSPVPEGQAAESPDPESLDDDILPQAGPSISVTGSSGQSHFLEPKLQKLTDEDDIEHFLITFERIAMACRWQRNDWVFHLVPLLTGKARGAYVHMDVDDSLDYDKVKAAILYKYDINPETYRQRFRSLDVNPAESPKELYARLKELYVKWVHPKDKTVQDIGEILILEQYLRMLSPELQVWIKEHNPPSAAEAAKLADVFVAARKKGQPWSFMAWKTKDSRKSFPQRPAANVSRASYSHPPNESLRSPAKTLVCYLCGMEGHTKPMCPENSAKLTQMCFVPRNHDNSEIKLDRGLKMTSVEINGDTLKALIDTGSTQTLVHRQFVPLNSINMTEMIPVCCVHGDEKPYPTADLYIKVQEQVYLLNIGVADNLPFPVILGRDLPVLFDLLDYSHTCNVAVTRAQAMKPADATQTLSALPFYEAELETAPRKLRKSRMERRREKFHHTTVKASPVCEPEMSLDFKIPTNITEMQHNDPVLTPFFQKAKKQGHEMEPDINSSEDFFLKDGILYRRQGSQVQLMVPSGAREVVLNLGHSVPWAGHLGKHKTMARIRKHFHWPGLRADVAQFCKSCPQCQKTSIKTPSRAPLQPLPVISTPFERLGMDVVGPVEKSRAGNRYMLVITDYATKYPEVFPLKSIKAKSVAFCLVQFFSRVGFPREILTDRGTNFMSTLLKQVYQLLGIKGLRTTPYHPQTDGLTERFNQTLKQMLRKFVNDTGTDWDQWLPYLLFAYREVPQASTGFSPFELLYGHEVRGPLSLLKEMWEGDRRGAGATNVISYVIQMRERLEKMTELAQAHMVAAQQHQKVWYDQSARERSFEPGQKVLVLLPSNDSKLLAKWQGPFQIQQKLGATTYRLATPGHSRSSRVLHVNLLKEWVERPKRAEVLLIREIHEEEEVEEQYLPSGVLQHMDLNHLSEERQLQVKELCSSGVFQENPGRTDVIEHDIMLKDGASVRRMSYRIPERLLTSLRKEVDLMLSLGIIELSKSEWCNPVVLVPKKDSSLRFCIDFRYLNAISKFDSYPTPRVDDLIERLGKAQYLTTLDLCKGYWQVPLTQRSRELTAFRTPWGLFQFTVLPFGLHGAPATFQRLMDRVLCGLSEFTAAYLDDIVIYSQTWEEHLKHLEKVLERLREAGLTVNSSKCVFAKAETEYLGFVIGNGVIKPQVSKISAIESCSLPQTRKQLRSFLGMAGFYHRFIPHFSARASPLTDLTGSRCPNRIQWTEEAEAAFQDIRQSLSKTPVLYSPDFEKPFILQTDASDRGLGAVLLQGPPNERHPVAFISRKMFPREMRYSTVEKEALAIKWALDSLKYYLLGREFTLETDHKALQWLEKMKDTNGRITRWYLAMQPFRFTIQHIAGKNNCTADYLSRCSSSLLKGGSM